A genome region from Dickeya dadantii NCPPB 898 includes the following:
- a CDS encoding YgjV family protein, translating to MTSYVFAQAVGVLAFLVGITMFFNRSEKKFKIQLSAYSAVIACHFFLMGANAASMSAMLNSGRTLITLKTNNTAVMFVFIILTLALGLPGVKHPMELLPIIGTVCSTWALFRAHGLAMRGIIWCSTSLWVMHNIWLGSIGGSLIEASFLVMNGYNIVRFWRMQRNGIDPFKMDEHSSTKSA from the coding sequence ATGACATCTTACGTGTTTGCTCAGGCAGTTGGCGTACTGGCCTTTCTGGTCGGTATCACCATGTTTTTCAACCGCAGTGAAAAGAAATTTAAAATCCAGCTCTCCGCCTACAGCGCGGTTATCGCCTGTCACTTCTTCCTGATGGGGGCGAACGCGGCCAGCATGAGCGCCATGCTGAACTCGGGTCGTACCCTGATCACCCTGAAAACCAACAATACCGCGGTGATGTTCGTGTTTATTATCCTGACGCTGGCGCTGGGTCTGCCGGGCGTGAAACACCCGATGGAATTGTTGCCGATCATCGGCACCGTGTGCAGCACCTGGGCGCTATTCCGGGCGCATGGATTGGCGATGCGCGGCATTATCTGGTGTTCAACCTCATTGTGGGTGATGCATAACATCTGGCTGGGGTCGATCGGCGGGTCGCTGATTGAAGCCAGCTTTCTGGTGATGAACGGATACAACATCGTTCGTTTCTGGCGTATGCAGCGTAACGGCATTGACCCGTTCAAGATGGATGAGCATTCGTCGACCAAGAGCGCCTGA
- a CDS encoding MFS transporter, which translates to MFKIKGLRWYMIGLVTIGTVLGYLTRNAIAAAAPTLQEQLHISTQQYSYIIAAYSACYTIMQPVAGYVLDLLGTKVGYAMFAVLWALFCAGTALASSWGGLAIARGAVGAAEAAMIPAGLKASSEWFPAKERSVAVGYFNVGSSIGGMLAPPLVVWAIMAHSWQMAFLVTGALSMVWALCWLYFYKHPKDQKKLSSEERDYILGGQEAQHQAGNAKKMSAWQILRNRQFWGIALPRFLAEPAWGTFNAWIPLFMFKVYGFNLKEIAMFAWMPMLFADLGCILGGYMPMMFQKYFKVNLIVSRKLVVTLGALLMIGPGTIGLFTSPYIAIALLCVGGFAHQSLSGALITLSSDVFGRNEVATANGLTGMAAWTASTLFALVVGALADTIGFSPLFAVLAIFDLLGAVVIWTVLKNNPASEGSNDAELKAAQQH; encoded by the coding sequence ATGTTCAAGATCAAAGGCTTGCGCTGGTACATGATCGGGCTGGTGACCATCGGTACCGTTCTGGGCTACCTGACGCGTAACGCAATTGCCGCAGCGGCGCCAACACTGCAGGAACAGCTTCATATCAGCACCCAACAATACTCCTATATCATTGCGGCCTATTCAGCCTGCTACACCATTATGCAGCCTGTCGCCGGCTATGTGCTGGACCTGCTGGGCACCAAAGTGGGTTATGCCATGTTCGCCGTCCTGTGGGCGCTGTTCTGCGCGGGCACCGCGCTGGCCAGCAGCTGGGGCGGCCTGGCTATCGCGCGCGGCGCGGTCGGCGCGGCGGAAGCGGCAATGATTCCCGCCGGCCTGAAAGCCAGCAGCGAATGGTTCCCGGCCAAGGAGCGCTCAGTCGCGGTCGGCTACTTCAACGTAGGTTCTTCAATTGGTGGCATGCTGGCTCCGCCGCTGGTGGTGTGGGCTATCATGGCGCACAGCTGGCAGATGGCGTTTCTGGTCACCGGCGCATTGAGTATGGTGTGGGCGCTGTGCTGGCTCTATTTTTATAAACACCCGAAAGATCAGAAAAAACTCAGCTCAGAAGAACGCGACTACATCCTGGGCGGCCAGGAAGCACAGCATCAGGCTGGCAACGCTAAGAAAATGTCCGCCTGGCAGATTCTGCGCAACCGCCAGTTCTGGGGCATCGCGCTGCCGCGTTTTCTGGCAGAACCGGCCTGGGGTACCTTCAATGCCTGGATCCCGCTGTTCATGTTCAAAGTCTACGGCTTTAACCTGAAAGAGATCGCCATGTTCGCCTGGATGCCGATGCTGTTTGCCGATCTGGGCTGTATTCTCGGCGGTTACATGCCGATGATGTTCCAGAAATACTTCAAGGTGAACCTGATCGTTTCCCGCAAACTGGTCGTTACCCTGGGCGCGCTGCTGATGATCGGCCCCGGCACCATCGGCCTGTTCACCAGCCCGTATATCGCTATCGCTCTGCTGTGCGTCGGCGGCTTTGCCCATCAATCCTTGTCTGGTGCGCTGATTACCCTGTCTTCCGACGTGTTCGGTCGTAACGAAGTCGCCACCGCCAACGGCCTGACCGGGATGGCCGCCTGGACCGCCAGTACACTGTTCGCCCTGGTCGTGGGCGCGCTGGCCGATACCATCGGCTTTAGCCCGCTGTTCGCCGTACTGGCTATATTCGACCTGTTGGGCGCGGTCGTTATCTGGACGGTACTGAAAAACAATCCGGCTTCAGAAGGAAGTAATGACGCCGAACTGAAAGCCGCGCAGCAACACTAA
- the exuR gene encoding transcriptional regulator ExuR produces MALTESRRLYQQLAAELKQRIENGVYPVGDKLPAERNISEEMNVSRTVVREAIIMLEVEGYVEVRKGSGIHVMSSQQRHLLAANGSDADFLTAGPFELLQARQLIESNIAEFAATQVTRQDIIQLMEIQENARQEDRFRDSEWDLKFHVQVALATQNSAMATIVEKMWSQRIHNPYWRKLHEHIDDKSIESWCEEHDQILKALIRKDPYAAKLAMWQHLENTKQMLFRATTDDFEFNVDRYMFAENPVVHLDHITNGKS; encoded by the coding sequence ATGGCACTGACAGAATCCAGACGGCTCTACCAGCAGTTGGCCGCAGAATTGAAACAACGCATTGAGAACGGCGTGTATCCGGTGGGTGACAAGCTACCGGCCGAGCGCAATATTTCCGAAGAGATGAACGTCAGCCGTACCGTGGTACGCGAAGCCATCATCATGCTGGAAGTGGAAGGTTACGTGGAAGTCCGTAAAGGCTCCGGCATCCACGTCATGTCCAGTCAACAGCGCCATCTGCTGGCCGCCAACGGTAGCGACGCCGATTTTCTCACCGCCGGGCCGTTCGAACTGCTGCAGGCGCGCCAATTGATAGAGAGCAATATCGCGGAGTTCGCCGCCACTCAGGTCACCCGGCAGGACATCATCCAACTGATGGAAATTCAGGAAAACGCCCGTCAGGAAGATCGTTTCCGCGATTCGGAGTGGGATCTGAAATTTCACGTCCAGGTCGCGCTGGCTACCCAGAACTCGGCGATGGCCACCATCGTGGAAAAGATGTGGAGTCAGCGTATCCACAACCCTTACTGGCGCAAGCTGCATGAACATATCGACGATAAATCGATCGAAAGCTGGTGCGAAGAGCATGATCAGATTCTCAAGGCGCTGATCCGCAAAGATCCTTACGCCGCCAAGCTGGCGATGTGGCAACACCTGGAAAACACCAAGCAAATGCTGTTCCGCGCCACCACCGATGATTTCGAATTCAACGTCGATCGCTACATGTTCGCCGAAAATCCGGTCGTCCATCTCGATCACATCACCAACGGCAAATCCTGA
- a CDS encoding tagaturonate reductase, with the protein MQTLNRRDFPGRRHPDRVIQFGEGNFLRAFIDWQLDLLNEHTDLDAGIVVVRPIDTDFPPALDTQDGLYTTIIRGLNEQGEAVREPRLIRSVNREINVYRQFDDYLALAHDANIRFVFSNTTEAGISYHADDRLTDTPPASFPAKLTRLLFERFNHFNGAADKGWVLLPCELIDYNGEKLKELVLRYAAQWELPAAFTAWLNEHNTFCSTLVDRIVTGYPRAEVDALQQELGYQDTFLDTAEYFYLFVIQGPQWLAEELRLNKLKLNVRIVDDIKPYKERKVAILNGAHTALVPVAFLAGLDTVGESLNDAQIGKFVETTIADEIVPVLDLSHDELVSFAQAVLSRFRNPFIQHQLLSIALNGMTKFRTRILPQLLTYRERHGALPKRLTFALAALIAFYRGERNGDGYPLQDDAHWLERYEVLWGGVRAGTTSLAQVVNAVLGDAEHWEQDLTLVPGLAALVTEQLQPIVERGMRDAVAGYC; encoded by the coding sequence ATGCAAACGCTGAATCGTCGTGATTTTCCTGGCCGTCGTCACCCTGACCGCGTCATCCAATTTGGCGAAGGCAATTTCCTTCGCGCCTTTATTGACTGGCAACTGGATCTGTTGAATGAACATACCGATCTGGATGCCGGCATTGTAGTGGTTCGTCCGATTGATACCGATTTCCCGCCCGCGCTGGATACCCAGGATGGGTTGTACACCACCATCATTCGCGGCCTGAACGAGCAGGGCGAAGCCGTACGCGAACCGCGCCTGATCCGCTCCGTTAACCGTGAAATCAATGTTTACCGCCAGTTTGATGACTATCTGGCGCTGGCGCATGACGCCAATATCCGTTTCGTGTTTTCGAACACCACGGAAGCCGGCATCAGCTACCATGCTGACGATCGTCTGACCGACACGCCGCCAGCCAGCTTCCCGGCCAAGCTGACTCGTCTGTTGTTCGAACGTTTCAACCATTTTAACGGCGCCGCCGACAAAGGCTGGGTGCTGCTGCCGTGCGAGCTGATCGACTACAACGGCGAAAAACTGAAAGAGCTGGTGTTGCGTTACGCGGCGCAGTGGGAACTGCCGGCGGCGTTCACCGCCTGGCTGAACGAACACAATACCTTCTGTTCGACGCTGGTTGACCGCATCGTGACCGGTTACCCGCGCGCCGAAGTGGACGCGTTGCAGCAGGAACTGGGCTATCAGGACACCTTCCTGGATACCGCCGAGTACTTCTACCTGTTCGTGATTCAGGGGCCGCAATGGCTGGCGGAAGAACTGCGCCTCAACAAGCTGAAACTGAACGTGCGTATTGTCGACGACATTAAGCCGTACAAAGAACGCAAAGTGGCGATCCTCAACGGCGCGCATACCGCGCTGGTGCCGGTGGCATTCCTGGCCGGCCTGGATACCGTGGGCGAATCTCTGAACGATGCGCAGATCGGCAAGTTTGTCGAAACCACCATCGCCGATGAGATCGTACCGGTGCTGGATCTGTCGCACGACGAGCTGGTGTCGTTCGCTCAGGCGGTGCTGAGCCGTTTCAGAAACCCGTTCATTCAGCACCAGCTGTTGTCCATTGCCCTGAACGGCATGACCAAATTCCGTACCCGCATCCTGCCGCAGCTGTTGACCTACCGCGAACGCCACGGCGCCTTGCCGAAACGCCTGACCTTCGCGCTGGCGGCGCTGATCGCGTTCTATCGCGGCGAGCGCAACGGCGACGGCTACCCGCTGCAGGACGACGCCCACTGGCTGGAGCGTTACGAAGTGCTGTGGGGCGGCGTGCGTGCCGGCACCACGTCGCTGGCGCAGGTAGTGAACGCGGTGCTGGGCGATGCGGAACACTGGGAGCAGGATTTGACGCTGGTGCCCGGTCTGGCGGCGCTGGTCACCGAACAACTGCAACCTATCGTTGAGCGCGGCATGCGTGACGCGGTGGCGGGTTATTGCTAA
- the uxaC gene encoding glucuronate isomerase — MPQFLSEDFLLDTEFARRLYHEFAADQPIFDYHCHLPPAQIAENYRFKNLYDIWLKGDHYKWRAMRTNGVPERLCTGDASDWEKFEAWAATVPHTIGNPLYHWTHLELRRPFGVTGTLLSPSTAKDIWNRTNALLERDEFTARGIMQQMNVKMVGTTDDPIDDLLHHKAVAQDKTFSIKVLPSWRPDKAFNIELATFNDYMAKLGEVSDTDIRRFSDLQAALTKRLDHFAAHGCKVSDHALDVVLYADADEATLDGILARRLSGATLNEHEVAQFKTAVLVWLGAEYARRGWVQQYHIGALRNNNLRQFNLLGPDVGFDSINDRPMAQELSRLLSKQNEENLLPKTILYCLNPRDNEVLGTMIGNFQGEGMPGKMQFGSGWWFNDQKDGMQRQMTQLAQLGLLSRFVGMLTDSRSFLSYTRHEYFRRILCQMIGRWVEDGEAPGDLPLLGEMVKNICFDNAKNYFGIELYQK; from the coding sequence ATGCCCCAGTTTTTAAGTGAAGATTTTTTGTTGGATACCGAGTTTGCCCGTCGGCTGTACCATGAATTTGCAGCGGATCAGCCAATTTTTGATTACCACTGCCATTTACCGCCTGCGCAGATTGCCGAAAATTACCGCTTTAAAAACCTGTATGACATCTGGCTGAAAGGCGACCATTACAAATGGCGTGCCATGCGCACCAACGGCGTACCGGAGCGTTTGTGTACCGGCGACGCCAGCGACTGGGAGAAATTCGAAGCCTGGGCCGCCACCGTACCGCATACCATCGGCAACCCGCTGTATCATTGGACGCACCTGGAACTGCGCCGTCCGTTCGGCGTCACCGGTACCCTGCTGTCGCCGTCTACCGCTAAAGACATCTGGAACCGCACCAACGCCCTGCTGGAGCGTGACGAATTCACGGCGCGCGGCATCATGCAGCAGATGAACGTGAAAATGGTCGGCACCACCGACGATCCGATCGACGACCTGCTGCATCACAAAGCGGTTGCCCAGGATAAAACCTTCTCTATCAAGGTGCTGCCGAGCTGGCGTCCTGACAAGGCATTCAATATCGAACTGGCGACCTTTAACGACTACATGGCGAAGCTCGGCGAAGTGTCCGATACCGACATCCGTCGTTTCAGCGACCTGCAGGCGGCGCTGACCAAGCGTCTGGACCACTTCGCCGCGCACGGCTGTAAAGTGTCCGACCACGCGCTGGACGTCGTGTTGTACGCCGATGCGGATGAAGCCACGCTGGATGGCATTCTGGCCCGTCGCCTGTCCGGCGCCACCCTGAACGAACACGAAGTGGCGCAGTTCAAAACCGCGGTGCTGGTATGGCTGGGCGCCGAATACGCGCGTCGCGGCTGGGTGCAGCAGTACCACATCGGCGCGCTGCGCAACAACAACCTGCGTCAGTTCAATCTGCTGGGGCCGGACGTGGGCTTCGATTCCATCAACGACCGCCCGATGGCGCAGGAACTGTCCCGTCTGCTCAGCAAACAGAATGAAGAAAACCTGCTGCCGAAAACCATCCTGTACTGCCTGAACCCGCGTGATAACGAAGTGCTGGGCACCATGATCGGTAACTTCCAGGGCGAAGGCATGCCGGGCAAGATGCAGTTCGGTTCCGGCTGGTGGTTTAACGACCAGAAAGACGGCATGCAGCGTCAGATGACGCAGCTGGCGCAACTGGGCCTGCTGAGCCGTTTCGTCGGCATGCTGACCGACAGCCGCAGTTTCCTGTCCTACACCCGTCATGAGTACTTCCGCCGCATTCTGTGCCAGATGATCGGCCGCTGGGTGGAAGATGGCGAAGCGCCGGGCGACCTGCCGTTGCTGGGCGAGATGGTGAAAAATATCTGTTTCGATAACGCCAAAAACTATTTCGGCATCGAGTTATACCAAAAATAA
- the mzrA gene encoding EnvZ/OmpR regulon moderator MzrA: MTNRRFRKPSAWRLLLLLLPLVVLLSMSSRRLPDEVMLHITPLHQGAPLPDGFYIYQRLNERGIAIKSITPENDSIIVRLSSPEQSGAAREILSTALPYAIVIAQRSNGTSPVTRS; encoded by the coding sequence ATGACCAACCGCAGGTTCAGGAAGCCCTCCGCCTGGCGTCTGTTGCTGCTGCTGTTGCCGCTGGTCGTGCTGCTGTCCATGTCGTCACGGCGCCTGCCGGACGAGGTGATGCTGCACATTACCCCGCTGCATCAGGGTGCGCCCTTGCCGGACGGCTTCTACATTTACCAGCGGCTTAACGAGCGGGGTATCGCCATCAAGAGCATTACTCCGGAAAACGACAGCATCATCGTGCGGCTGTCCTCGCCGGAACAAAGCGGCGCGGCCAGAGAAATACTGAGCACCGCGCTGCCGTATGCCATCGTCATCGCCCAACGTAGCAACGGCACCTCGCCGGTCACCAGAAGCTGA
- a CDS encoding phage holin family protein translates to METEPQRQGPGRSAVSTVQRILAILVGMAETRLRLAVVELEQEKTLLIQLLLMVGLTLLFTAFGLMSLIVLIIWSLDPALRLTALCWITAALFGLALFGALWTLKRLRRSTLLRDTRKELATDRSLLEDESK, encoded by the coding sequence ATGGAGACAGAACCGCAACGCCAGGGCCCCGGCCGCTCCGCCGTTTCCACCGTGCAGCGTATTCTCGCCATTCTGGTCGGTATGGCGGAAACACGACTCAGGCTGGCGGTGGTAGAACTGGAACAGGAAAAAACCCTGCTGATTCAACTGTTGCTGATGGTGGGGTTGACCCTGTTGTTCACGGCGTTTGGCCTGATGAGCCTGATTGTGCTGATCATCTGGAGCCTTGATCCGGCCTTACGCCTGACGGCATTGTGCTGGATCACGGCTGCCCTGTTTGGGCTGGCGTTGTTCGGCGCGCTCTGGACGCTAAAACGCCTGCGCCGTTCCACGCTGTTGCGGGACACCCGTAAAGAGCTGGCGACAGATCGCTCGCTGCTGGAGGACGAGTCAAAATGA
- a CDS encoding UxaA family hydrolase, with translation MQSIIKIHSLDNVAVALRDLAQDETVSVGDISLTLPQAVARGHKFALKPIAPGEMIVKYGLPIGHALVAIASGEHIHSQNAKTNLSDLDQYQYQPEFIELPAQVADRGVEIYRRKNGDVGIRNELWILPTVGCVNGIARQIQQRFLKETNDAEGIDGVYLFTHPFGCSQLGQDHENTRTMLQNMVRHPNAGAVLVIGLGCENNQVSAFRDTLGEFDADRVDFMICQQQEDEVEAGLERLHQLYQVMRDDRRVPGKLSELKFGLECGGSDGLSGITANPLLGRFSDYLIANGGTTVLTEVPEMFGAERILMSRCRDEATFEKTVHMVNDFKQYFIEHNQPIYENPSPGNKAGGITTLEEKSLGCTQKAGQSQVVDVLKYGERLHTPGLNLLSAPGNDAVATSALAGAGCHMVLFSTGRGTPYGGFVPTVKLATNTELAQKKPHWIDFDAGRLIHGMSMDELLSQFVDLIVEIANGKQAKNEINDFRELAIFKSGVTL, from the coding sequence ATGCAGAGCATCATCAAGATTCATTCGTTGGACAATGTCGCCGTCGCCCTGCGCGATCTGGCGCAGGATGAAACGGTGTCGGTTGGCGATATCTCCCTGACGTTGCCGCAGGCGGTGGCGCGTGGGCATAAGTTCGCCCTCAAGCCGATTGCGCCCGGCGAGATGATCGTCAAGTACGGGCTGCCCATCGGCCACGCGCTGGTCGCCATCGCGTCCGGCGAGCACATCCACTCGCAGAACGCCAAAACCAACCTGAGCGATCTGGATCAGTACCAGTACCAGCCGGAGTTCATCGAACTGCCGGCGCAGGTGGCGGATCGCGGAGTAGAGATCTATCGTCGCAAAAACGGCGACGTCGGGATTCGCAATGAACTGTGGATCCTGCCGACCGTCGGTTGCGTCAACGGCATCGCCCGCCAGATCCAGCAGCGTTTCCTCAAAGAAACTAACGATGCGGAAGGTATCGACGGCGTTTATCTGTTCACTCATCCGTTCGGTTGTTCCCAACTGGGGCAGGACCACGAAAACACCCGCACCATGTTGCAGAACATGGTGCGCCACCCGAACGCCGGGGCGGTGCTGGTCATCGGTCTGGGGTGTGAGAACAATCAGGTGTCCGCATTCCGCGACACGCTGGGCGAGTTCGACGCCGATCGCGTCGACTTCATGATCTGCCAGCAGCAGGAAGATGAAGTGGAAGCCGGTCTGGAACGGCTGCACCAGCTGTATCAGGTGATGCGCGACGATAGGCGCGTGCCGGGCAAACTCAGCGAGCTGAAGTTTGGTCTGGAGTGCGGTGGTTCGGACGGCCTGTCCGGCATTACCGCCAACCCGCTGCTGGGGCGTTTCTCGGATTACCTCATCGCCAACGGCGGCACCACCGTGCTGACCGAGGTGCCGGAAATGTTCGGCGCCGAACGCATCCTGATGAGCCGCTGCCGCGACGAGGCCACATTCGAGAAAACCGTGCATATGGTCAATGATTTCAAACAGTATTTCATTGAACATAACCAGCCGATTTACGAGAACCCGTCGCCGGGCAACAAAGCGGGCGGCATCACCACGCTGGAGGAGAAATCCCTCGGTTGCACCCAGAAAGCGGGGCAGAGCCAGGTGGTGGACGTGCTCAAGTATGGCGAACGCCTGCATACGCCGGGGCTGAACCTGCTGAGCGCGCCGGGCAACGATGCGGTGGCCACCAGCGCGCTGGCGGGCGCCGGCTGTCACATGGTGCTGTTCAGTACCGGTCGCGGTACGCCTTACGGCGGCTTTGTGCCGACGGTGAAGCTGGCGACCAACACCGAACTGGCGCAAAAGAAACCGCACTGGATCGACTTTGACGCCGGTCGTCTGATTCACGGCATGTCGATGGACGAGCTGCTGTCGCAGTTTGTCGATCTGATCGTCGAGATCGCCAACGGTAAACAGGCGAAAAACGAGATCAACGACTTCCGCGAGCTGGCGATATTTAAAAGCGGCGTGACCTTGTAA
- a CDS encoding DedA family protein, translating to MDIVKELLYALWHQNFDVLANPKLVWTIYLLLFLILFLENGLLPAAFLPGDSLLILVGVLVAKGTMNYPFTIALLTTAASLGCWVSYLQGKWLGNTRVVQGWLSHLPSHYHQRAHQLFHRHGLSALLVGRFLAFVRTLLPTIAGLSGLNSARFQFFNWMSGFLWVIILVSLGFALGKTSVFRKYEDQLMFCLMLLPLVLLFIGLAGSLLVLWRKKRMMAREKRN from the coding sequence ATGGATATAGTTAAAGAACTGTTGTATGCGCTCTGGCACCAGAATTTCGACGTCCTGGCCAATCCCAAGCTGGTTTGGACGATTTACCTGCTGTTGTTTTTGATTTTGTTCCTGGAAAACGGTTTGCTGCCGGCTGCCTTCCTGCCGGGCGACAGCCTGCTGATTCTGGTGGGGGTGCTGGTAGCCAAAGGCACCATGAATTACCCGTTTACCATCGCACTGCTCACCACCGCCGCCAGTCTTGGCTGCTGGGTCAGTTATCTGCAGGGGAAATGGCTCGGAAATACGCGAGTGGTTCAAGGATGGTTGTCGCATCTTCCATCACATTATCACCAGCGGGCGCATCAGTTGTTTCACCGTCATGGGTTATCGGCGCTGTTGGTCGGCCGTTTCCTGGCCTTTGTGCGAACCCTGCTGCCGACCATCGCCGGGCTGTCCGGGCTGAACAGTGCCCGTTTCCAGTTCTTCAACTGGATGAGTGGTTTTTTGTGGGTCATCATTCTGGTTTCTCTCGGTTTTGCGCTGGGTAAAACCTCGGTATTTCGCAAATACGAAGATCAGTTGATGTTCTGTCTGATGCTGCTGCCGCTGGTTTTGCTGTTCATCGGGCTGGCAGGGTCACTGTTAGTGCTGTGGCGTAAAAAACGCATGATGGCACGTGAAAAAAGGAACTGA
- a CDS encoding DUF883 family protein, translated as MAQEPNTEQLRAELRSLGDTLEEVLRSSSDKSKAELEKLRDKAETVLKESRERLNDTGERITAQAREATQCADDFVHKNPWTGVGIGAAVGMVLGLLLARR; from the coding sequence ATGGCACAAGAACCCAATACAGAACAGTTGCGAGCAGAGCTGCGTTCTCTGGGAGACACACTGGAAGAGGTGTTACGCTCCTCCAGCGATAAATCCAAAGCCGAACTGGAAAAACTGCGCGATAAGGCTGAAACCGTGCTCAAAGAGTCGCGCGAACGCTTGAATGACACCGGTGAACGGATTACGGCACAAGCCCGCGAAGCGACCCAGTGCGCCGATGATTTCGTACATAAAAACCCCTGGACCGGGGTTGGCATCGGCGCCGCCGTCGGTATGGTGCTGGGCCTGTTGCTGGCTCGTCGTTAA